One Dictyoglomus thermophilum H-6-12 DNA window includes the following coding sequences:
- a CDS encoding alanine/ornithine racemase family PLP-dependent enzyme, with the protein MDNICSPYLEINLPAIYHNAKIIVEKGRDYGILIDGVTKVSLGDPKIAEVLVEAGVFGISDSRIESIKRMKESNLNTNFTLIRLPCLSQVEEEIKYADISLNSELSTLRALNEAGEKLKKKHRVVIMVEMGDIREGIWNREELYFVVREVLKMKNLELFGVGTNFTCFGGVIPTEEKYMDFIEIVDDLKRKFNISFAIVSGGNSSTIPLLFKGKIPLGVNHLRIGEGIMLGRETAYRKVIPGARTDTFRFIGEILEVKEKPSVPWGVIGEDAFGHKPSFKARGVRKRAILNFGRQDIDPEGIKPEILGVEVLGATSDYTVVDISERDDLKVGDSISFSLNYSALLQAFTSPFVKKIYKEVDL; encoded by the coding sequence ATGGATAATATATGTTCTCCTTATTTAGAGATAAATCTTCCTGCAATCTATCATAATGCAAAGATAATAGTAGAAAAAGGGAGAGATTATGGAATTTTAATTGATGGGGTCACGAAGGTATCTCTTGGAGATCCAAAGATTGCAGAGGTTCTTGTTGAGGCTGGAGTATTTGGAATCTCTGATTCAAGAATTGAGAGTATAAAGAGAATGAAGGAAAGTAATTTAAATACTAATTTTACCCTTATAAGACTTCCTTGTCTTTCTCAGGTAGAGGAGGAAATAAAGTATGCAGATATTTCTCTAAACTCAGAGTTATCAACTCTTAGGGCTTTGAATGAGGCTGGCGAAAAACTTAAAAAGAAGCATAGAGTAGTAATTATGGTAGAGATGGGAGATATAAGAGAGGGTATATGGAATAGAGAAGAACTTTATTTTGTTGTTAGGGAAGTTTTGAAAATGAAGAATCTTGAACTTTTTGGGGTCGGAACTAACTTTACTTGTTTTGGAGGTGTTATTCCTACCGAAGAAAAGTATATGGATTTTATAGAAATTGTTGATGATTTGAAAAGGAAGTTTAATATCTCTTTTGCTATTGTTTCTGGAGGAAATTCTAGCACTATTCCTCTCCTTTTTAAGGGGAAGATACCTTTGGGAGTAAATCATTTAAGAATTGGCGAAGGAATTATGTTAGGGAGAGAAACAGCATATAGAAAAGTTATTCCTGGAGCAAGAACTGATACTTTTAGGTTTATAGGAGAGATTTTGGAGGTAAAAGAGAAGCCTTCTGTCCCCTGGGGAGTTATTGGGGAGGATGCCTTTGGGCATAAACCATCCTTTAAGGCAAGGGGTGTAAGAAAAAGAGCTATTCTTAATTTTGGAAGACAAGATATAGATCCTGAGGGCATAAAACCAGAAATTTTAGGGGTGGAAGTCTTAGGGGCTACTTCAGATTATACTGTTGTAGATATTTCTGAGAGAGATGATTTGAAAGTGGGGGATAGCATAAGCTTTTCTTTGAATTATTCTGCTCTACTGCAGGCTTTTACTTCTCCTTTTGTGAAAAAGATCTACAAGGAGGTAGATCTATGA
- a CDS encoding HD domain-containing phosphohydrolase → MKKLFSIILIIIIITSLSLGEENNTLILAGDFNLPPIEYLDSQGVPKGFAVDIVNELSKKINKKIEVKLVPWNDAVELLNTGRVDGIEFMRVTEERKKRYDFITYLESFSVIVVPVNSTIHNFMDLKERKVGVFNLDVAQLFLRDITQTISYKSSYEVLLGVLRGEADAGVINYYTAKWLITQNNWNDKLKILPDKLFTNYAGIALPKGSPYFLILKKGIDEIIKSPQYIYLLQKWFGEEVLLRLEIKKKESQTQWLLTLLSILLFISLVIFLSRRYLKKEVERQTFEIRKLLEENKKKYEELRIGYNFLKEISTKNIQELEKTFYEELNRLFPENNIRLLKRINSEFINLYPKQDQLKIKMEDLEIDKSQKVYIDIENKIQYVICYEKEIPEGLFDLLIEEFKHVIEKTTLIEKLEKEKEVSELIDLFSEKTEKVTPLGSILKRVLNILDADAGSIMGYDEDDNVLRIVASFGLPQEVVENTVLRMGEGIAGWVAQHREPLILEDVYKDKRFVIIEPRFNIKSSICYPLIYNNKLVGVLNINSLKDFKKFDKNDLAMVEKIASVIAYLLYKEELEQRIHRLNKESLIVLVEMIDARDPYTGGHSREVRNIAVDFGKYIGLKEEELKILEYAGYLHDIGKIKVPDYILKKPGKLSDEEFMIMKMHPVWGEEILKNVSAFREIGKLIRYHHERWDGRGYPDGLSGEEIPFYSRILTLADSFQAMTAYRPYKKRLAIEEAIEEIKKCKGSQFDPNLSDYFIEMIIKSKVKIT, encoded by the coding sequence ATGAAGAAATTATTTTCAATAATTTTAATAATAATTATAATTACCTCTCTATCCTTAGGTGAAGAGAATAATACCCTTATCTTAGCCGGAGATTTTAATTTACCACCTATAGAGTATTTGGATTCACAAGGCGTTCCTAAGGGTTTTGCAGTAGATATTGTTAATGAACTTTCCAAAAAAATAAACAAAAAAATAGAAGTAAAACTTGTACCCTGGAATGATGCAGTAGAGCTCTTAAATACAGGTAGAGTAGATGGCATAGAGTTTATGAGAGTTACCGAGGAAAGAAAAAAGAGATACGACTTTATAACCTATTTAGAAAGTTTTAGTGTGATTGTTGTACCTGTTAACTCTACCATACATAACTTTATGGACTTGAAGGAAAGAAAAGTAGGAGTATTTAATCTTGATGTAGCTCAACTCTTCCTTAGAGATATTACTCAAACCATTTCTTACAAATCTTCCTACGAGGTACTTTTAGGAGTACTAAGAGGAGAGGCAGATGCTGGAGTTATCAATTATTATACAGCTAAATGGCTTATTACCCAGAATAATTGGAACGATAAATTGAAAATTCTTCCTGACAAATTATTTACAAACTACGCTGGAATTGCCCTTCCTAAAGGAAGCCCTTACTTTTTAATCCTTAAAAAAGGAATAGATGAAATAATAAAATCCCCCCAATATATATATCTTTTACAAAAATGGTTTGGTGAAGAAGTACTCTTAAGGCTTGAAATAAAAAAGAAAGAAAGCCAAACCCAATGGCTTTTAACTCTCCTTTCAATACTACTTTTTATATCTCTTGTAATTTTCCTTAGCAGAAGGTACTTAAAAAAAGAAGTAGAGAGACAAACTTTTGAGATAAGGAAACTTCTTGAAGAAAACAAGAAAAAATATGAAGAGTTGAGAATAGGATATAACTTTTTAAAGGAAATCTCTACAAAAAATATACAAGAATTGGAAAAAACCTTCTATGAGGAATTAAATAGACTTTTTCCTGAAAATAACATAAGACTATTAAAAAGAATAAACAGTGAATTTATAAATCTATATCCAAAACAAGATCAGCTAAAAATAAAAATGGAAGATTTAGAGATAGACAAATCCCAAAAAGTATATATAGACATAGAAAACAAAATTCAATATGTAATCTGTTATGAAAAAGAAATACCTGAGGGACTATTTGATCTTCTTATAGAGGAATTCAAACATGTTATTGAAAAAACAACCCTAATAGAAAAATTAGAAAAAGAAAAGGAAGTTTCAGAGCTTATTGATCTTTTTTCAGAAAAAACAGAAAAAGTAACCCCACTTGGGAGCATCCTGAAAAGAGTTCTAAATATATTAGATGCGGATGCAGGTTCCATAATGGGATATGATGAGGATGATAATGTACTAAGGATTGTTGCAAGTTTTGGTCTCCCCCAAGAAGTAGTAGAAAATACTGTATTAAGAATGGGGGAGGGTATAGCTGGTTGGGTGGCTCAACATAGAGAACCTTTAATCTTAGAAGATGTTTATAAGGACAAAAGATTTGTTATAATTGAACCTCGTTTTAATATAAAATCTTCTATATGTTATCCCTTAATTTATAACAACAAATTAGTAGGAGTTTTAAACATAAATAGCTTAAAAGATTTTAAAAAATTCGATAAAAATGATTTAGCAATGGTAGAAAAAATAGCTTCTGTTATTGCCTACTTACTTTACAAAGAGGAATTAGAACAGAGAATACATAGATTAAACAAAGAATCATTAATTGTACTTGTAGAGATGATTGATGCAAGAGACCCCTATACAGGAGGACACTCAAGAGAAGTAAGAAACATAGCAGTAGACTTTGGTAAATATATAGGTCTAAAAGAGGAAGAGTTAAAAATCTTAGAATATGCGGGATATCTACATGATATTGGAAAAATAAAAGTTCCTGATTATATTTTAAAAAAGCCAGGAAAACTCTCGGATGAAGAGTTTATGATAATGAAAATGCATCCCGTATGGGGTGAAGAAATACTTAAGAATGTCTCTGCTTTTAGAGAAATTGGAAAATTAATAAGATACCATCATGAAAGATGGGATGGAAGAGGATATCCTGATGGACTCTCTGGAGAAGAAATACCTTTTTATTCAAGAATTCTTACCCTTGCAGACAGTTTTCAAGCAATGACCGCATATAGACCGTACAAAAAGAGATTAGCTATCGAAGAGGCAATTGAAGAAATAAAAAAATGTAAAGGCTCCCAATTTGATCCAAACCTTTCGGATTACTTTATAGAGATGATTATAAAAAGTAAAGTAAAAATTACTTAG
- a CDS encoding EamA family transporter, which produces MIIAYLFLLGRIILLGYEKIVVKKVGDKSDSIATSFLFFFIATLFLLPFAFNKNISIDFARLKFGILSGFIYSISFVLYVKSLSIGEASLVGPLYNFNVFFLLILTTLFLGEPFTFQKVLGLFLLVYGASFLNKQENLLRSLKALFERKETLYMLGSSFLIAIGRTIDGFVVGKVDPLFYCFFLYLVISIYQFFYILFRKELKEVIRILREKTFLVIIAGAINAYSYLFLLIAFRSIDVSIAEPLSMLSMIITLILAKSIFRESIKERTIGVLVMILGAWILNWR; this is translated from the coding sequence ATGATTATAGCTTATTTATTTTTGCTTGGTAGAATTATACTTCTTGGGTACGAAAAGATTGTGGTAAAAAAGGTAGGAGATAAGAGCGATAGCATAGCTACATCCTTTCTCTTTTTCTTTATAGCTACTTTATTTCTCCTTCCCTTTGCTTTTAACAAAAATATTTCTATAGACTTTGCAAGGCTGAAATTTGGAATCTTAAGTGGATTTATTTATTCCATATCCTTTGTACTCTATGTTAAATCATTATCTATAGGAGAAGCATCTTTAGTAGGTCCTCTTTATAATTTTAATGTTTTCTTTCTTCTTATTTTAACAACATTATTTCTTGGTGAGCCTTTTACTTTTCAAAAGGTTTTGGGACTTTTCCTTTTAGTTTATGGAGCTTCTTTTCTTAATAAACAAGAAAATCTACTTAGATCTCTTAAAGCACTTTTTGAGAGAAAAGAGACTCTTTATATGCTGGGAAGTTCTTTCCTTATAGCTATAGGAAGAACCATTGATGGTTTTGTAGTGGGGAAGGTTGATCCTTTATTTTATTGTTTTTTCCTTTACCTTGTTATAAGTATTTATCAATTTTTTTATATTCTTTTTAGGAAGGAGTTAAAAGAGGTTATTAGGATTTTAAGGGAGAAAACCTTTCTTGTCATTATTGCTGGAGCTATTAATGCTTATTCTTATTTATTTCTTCTTATTGCCTTTAGGAGTATAGATGTTAGTATTGCGGAGCCTCTTTCCATGTTGAGTATGATAATAACGTTAATTCTTGCCAAGAGTATTTTTAGGGAGAGTATAAAAGAGAGGACTATTGGGGTTTTAGTTATGATATTAGGGGCATGGATTCTTAATTGGAGGTAA
- a CDS encoding cyclic 2,3-diphosphoglycerate synthase — MRKRVIIMGAGGRDFHNFNVLFKHNPNYEVVAFTATQIPGIENRVYPKELAGDLYPNGIPIFSEDRLSELIEEYKVDEVIFSYSDVSYNYVMQKASMILSLGADFKLLGIETMLESTKPVIAICAVRTGSGKSQTTRYVVRLLRGMGLKTVVVRHPMPYGDLLRQKIQRFEKMEDLDTYECTIEEREEYEPHLRQGAVVYAGVDYEEILKEAEKEADVIVWDGGNNDFPFYKPNLYITVVDPYRAGHEISYYPGEVNLILADIVVVNKVDTAPKEKIEEVVENIRKKNKKCKIVYAKSPIKAEKEEDIKNKRVLVVEDGPTVTHGEMPFGAGYLFAKERGAIIVDPREYAVGSIKEAYEKYSHLKEVLPALGYNKEQLRELEETIDRSDCEYVIIGTPVDLRRVIEIRKKVIRVFYEYEDYEERALEKLIESWVKERTK, encoded by the coding sequence ATGAGAAAAAGAGTAATTATTATGGGGGCTGGAGGTAGGGATTTTCATAATTTCAATGTATTATTTAAGCATAACCCTAACTATGAGGTGGTTGCTTTTACTGCTACTCAAATTCCTGGTATTGAGAATAGGGTTTATCCTAAAGAACTTGCGGGAGACCTTTATCCTAATGGAATACCTATATTTTCTGAAGATAGGCTTTCAGAATTAATTGAAGAATACAAAGTGGATGAAGTAATCTTTTCCTATAGTGATGTTTCCTATAATTATGTGATGCAGAAAGCAAGTATGATACTTTCTTTAGGAGCTGACTTCAAATTATTAGGTATAGAGACTATGCTTGAAAGTACGAAACCTGTGATTGCCATATGTGCAGTGAGGACAGGTTCTGGAAAGAGTCAAACCACAAGGTATGTGGTGAGATTATTGAGAGGAATGGGTCTTAAAACGGTGGTTGTTAGACATCCTATGCCCTATGGAGATCTTTTAAGACAGAAGATTCAAAGATTTGAGAAGATGGAAGATCTTGATACTTATGAATGTACCATTGAGGAGAGAGAGGAATATGAGCCTCATTTAAGGCAAGGGGCGGTGGTTTATGCAGGTGTGGATTATGAAGAGATATTAAAGGAAGCTGAAAAAGAGGCTGATGTGATTGTATGGGATGGAGGCAATAATGATTTTCCTTTTTATAAGCCTAATCTTTATATTACTGTTGTAGATCCTTACAGAGCTGGGCATGAAATCTCCTATTATCCTGGAGAGGTCAATTTAATCCTTGCAGATATTGTTGTGGTGAATAAGGTTGATACTGCTCCAAAGGAGAAGATTGAAGAAGTGGTGGAGAATATAAGGAAGAAAAATAAGAAATGTAAAATAGTATATGCTAAATCACCTATTAAGGCAGAAAAAGAAGAAGACATAAAAAACAAGAGAGTACTTGTGGTGGAAGATGGGCCTACCGTCACTCATGGAGAGATGCCCTTTGGAGCAGGTTATCTCTTTGCAAAAGAGAGAGGAGCAATAATAGTGGATCCAAGGGAATATGCTGTGGGTAGCATTAAGGAGGCTTATGAGAAGTATTCGCATCTAAAGGAGGTGCTTCCTGCTCTTGGTTATAATAAAGAGCAACTTAGGGAGCTTGAGGAGACTATTGATAGATCTGATTGTGAGTATGTGATAATTGGTACTCCTGTTGATTTGAGAAGGGTGATTGAGATTAGAAAAAAAGTTATAAGGGTATTTTATGAATATGAGGATTATGAAGAAAGAGCCTTAGAAAAGCTAATTGAGAGTTGGGTAAAGGAAAGAACTAAGTAA